One window from the genome of Molothrus ater isolate BHLD 08-10-18 breed brown headed cowbird chromosome 5, BPBGC_Mater_1.1, whole genome shotgun sequence encodes:
- the TEX33 gene encoding testis-expressed protein 33 — translation MFPMELEPTAHRGREHCSLATISTLQPSSHLHTWTSAGPPCFYKPPVTTPGIMDQKHQAQDNAALETGQKGPNNCTEMTRNSLTWASLSDYQQLDYNLRVNLFQGGPLKIQSLMRDSYTPDIFQKAVRDPRHWHGRRISELGRWYEKYFLDLNVQNEMKKHGGSKKDKS, via the exons ATGTTTCCTATGGAGCTGGAGCCCACAGCTCATAGAGGGAGAGAGCATTGTTCCCTAGCAACCATCTCTACTCTTCAGCCTTCATCCCACCTCCAtacctggacttcagcaggACCTCCCTGCTTCTACAAACCACCAGTCACCACACCGGGGATCATGGACCAG AAACATCAAGCTCAGGACAATGCAGCATTAGAAACAGGACAAAAAGGACCTAACAACTGTACTGAAATGACAAGAAACTCCTTGACCTGGGCATCTCTTTCAGATTACCAACAACTGGATTACAATTTGAGAGTAAATCTCTTCCAAG GTGGCCCACTGAAGATCCAAAGCTTGATGAGAGATTCCTACACCCCTGACATATTTCAGAAGGCAGTCAGAGATCCCAGACATTGGCATGGAAGGAGAATTAGTGAGCTAG GGAGATGGTATGAGAAATATTTCCTAGATCTTAACGTGCAGAATGAAATGAAGAAACATGGCGGGAGTAAAAAAGACAAATCCTAG